The Caldalkalibacillus salinus nucleotide sequence CAAAATAGGGACGAATGACGTATATCTAGGAGATATAGAAGAGTGCCCCTTCTATATGTCCAAGTCTCAATTTGAATACTGGCAGCACACTCAACTGACCATTGATGTAACCAAAGGGCGTGGGGCGTCTTTTTCACTCGAAATCCCACTCGGATATCGGTTTATGATCCGTTCGCGTCCTTTTACCCAAGAGGAGTCCGCCAAACTCACTCCTGTGACGGACGGACAGCCTTAATCGGCTTTAATTGGCTAACCGGTTCGAATTACTTAAACTGGCGGTTCTATTTACTGGAAACACCCTCAGGGGAACATCCTTGAGGGTGTTTTGTACATTGTCCGGTGTTTCATGATGTATGTCATGCTTTTTTGAGCCCAAATCCTTGTTTTTTAGAATCTAGTATTCCTAGTATTCTCTGTGTTTAAATTTGCTGTTCATTTTATCTTCCTGTGTATTATCATCAACTGTAAATACATCAACCTGGATTAAACTTTCAGGGTACACACTATATATGTAAAATATCTTTGGTTCGTCTTTAAAGACGACATCAGCTGAGTAGCGTGGAACTTTCCCTATGTCGGTTCTAAC carries:
- a CDS encoding DUF779 domain-containing protein, whose translation is MTQVKRVLATNEATKLIQELKNTHGALMFHQSGGCCDGSSPMCYKAGQFKIGTNDVYLGDIEECPFYMSKSQFEYWQHTQLTIDVTKGRGASFSLEIPLGYRFMIRSRPFTQEESAKLTPVTDGQP
- a CDS encoding DUF3139 domain-containing protein yields the protein MRNKKRTMLIAIVAFVTIMTLAPYLFIQYQHYNIEKKVTAYLLNDKEYDQEDFEIVRTDIGKVPRYSADVVFKDEPKIFYIYSVYPESLIQVDVFTVDDNTQEDKMNSKFKHREY